The following coding sequences lie in one Streptomyces ortus genomic window:
- a CDS encoding N-acetylmuramoyl-L-alanine amidase, with protein MDRPKYLPTTLPSRRRLLQSAALATLSTALLPTMRAGAAPRGLDYPQSEWSPASTSNYTVADRPASHPVDFVIIHVTQATYPDTLAIFQNPKKQVSAHYVVRSADGHIAQMVRERDIAWHAGNWDYNTRSIGIEHEGWVDKPSYFTNALYEESAKLTAAICAKYAIPKDRSHILAHYEVPGSDHTDPGPNWDWTRYIRLVNFA; from the coding sequence GTGGACCGACCCAAGTATCTGCCAACCACCCTGCCCAGCCGGCGGCGCCTGCTCCAGAGTGCGGCCCTCGCCACGCTCTCCACCGCGCTGCTCCCCACCATGCGGGCGGGCGCCGCACCCCGGGGGCTCGACTACCCCCAGTCCGAGTGGTCCCCCGCGAGCACGTCCAACTACACGGTGGCCGACCGTCCGGCGAGCCACCCCGTCGACTTCGTCATCATCCACGTGACCCAGGCGACGTACCCGGACACCCTGGCCATCTTCCAGAACCCGAAAAAGCAGGTGTCCGCGCACTACGTCGTCAGGTCCGCCGACGGCCACATCGCCCAGATGGTGCGTGAGCGCGACATCGCCTGGCACGCGGGGAACTGGGACTACAACACCCGCAGCATCGGAATCGAGCACGAAGGATGGGTGGACAAACCGTCGTACTTCACGAACGCCCTGTACGAGGAGTCGGCGAAACTCACCGCGGCGATCTGCGCCAAGTACGCGATCCCCAAGGACCGCTCACACATCCTCGCCCACTACGAAGTGCCGGGCAGCGATCACACCGACCCGGGTCCGAACTGGGACTGGACGCGCTACATCAGACTCGTCAACTTCGCCTGA
- a CDS encoding ROK family transcriptional regulator has protein sequence MTAPLHEAHPSSPGRRLPDTQQGMRRRNLSRVLHTVNAEGPLSRAAVASRIGLTRAAVSTLVDELIRAGLLDELGPERPGRVGRPGSALALSGSGPAGIGAEIGVDHLAVCAVDLRGKVRARVVRHGTNRGRAPEPVLGELTALVRRIVAEAEQEELWPAGLAVAVPGLVARDARTVVRAPNLGWLDTDLTPLLPDVLPLTVDNEANFGGLAELWLNEDAPRDFLHVSAEIGIGGAVVVDGRLLRGTRGFAGELGHVPVRPEGPACACGGRGCLEQYAGEEAVLRAAGLEQSEDRVGLLAEHAAGGDKNVRRALRDAGTALGIALTGAVNLLDPQAVVLGGALSGLAPWLLPSLERELARRTAGPACSVSVSRLGPEGPLLGAAHSVVRAVLDDPAAVGGGASA, from the coding sequence ATGACCGCACCGCTCCACGAGGCCCATCCGAGCAGTCCCGGCCGACGGCTGCCGGATACGCAACAGGGCATGCGCCGCCGCAACCTCTCACGGGTGCTGCACACCGTGAACGCCGAGGGGCCGCTGTCCCGTGCCGCCGTCGCCTCGCGCATCGGGCTGACGCGGGCGGCCGTCTCGACCCTGGTGGACGAACTGATCCGCGCCGGGCTCCTCGACGAACTGGGTCCCGAGCGGCCGGGGCGGGTGGGGCGGCCCGGTTCGGCGCTGGCCCTCAGCGGAAGCGGCCCGGCGGGGATCGGCGCGGAGATCGGCGTCGACCACCTCGCAGTGTGCGCGGTCGACCTGCGCGGCAAGGTGCGCGCGCGGGTCGTGCGGCACGGCACCAACCGCGGCCGTGCGCCCGAACCCGTCCTCGGTGAACTCACCGCGCTGGTACGCCGGATCGTCGCGGAGGCGGAGCAGGAGGAGTTGTGGCCCGCGGGGCTGGCCGTCGCCGTGCCCGGTCTGGTGGCGCGTGACGCACGAACCGTGGTGCGCGCCCCGAACCTCGGCTGGCTCGACACGGACCTCACTCCCCTGCTGCCGGACGTACTGCCGCTGACCGTCGACAACGAGGCGAACTTCGGCGGACTGGCCGAACTCTGGCTCAACGAGGACGCACCGCGCGACTTCCTGCACGTCTCCGCGGAGATCGGTATCGGCGGTGCGGTGGTCGTGGACGGGCGGCTGCTGCGCGGGACGCGTGGTTTCGCGGGCGAGTTGGGGCATGTGCCGGTACGGCCCGAAGGGCCCGCGTGCGCCTGCGGCGGGCGCGGCTGTCTTGAGCAGTACGCCGGCGAGGAGGCCGTGCTGCGCGCGGCGGGCCTGGAACAGAGCGAGGACCGGGTCGGACTGCTGGCCGAGCACGCCGCGGGGGGCGACAAGAACGTCCGGCGTGCTTTGCGCGACGCCGGTACGGCGCTGGGCATCGCGCTGACCGGCGCGGTCAATCTGCTGGACCCGCAGGCCGTCGTGCTGGGCGGGGCTCTGTCCGGTCTGGCGCCCTGGCTGCTGCCCTCGCTGGAGCGGGAACTGGCCCGCAGGACGGCGGGGCCCGCCTGCTCGGTCTCGGTCTCCCGGCTTGGCCCGGAAGGCCCGCTGTTGGGCGCCGCGCATTCCGTCGTGCGGGCCGTGCTGGACGATCCGGCGGCGGTGGGGGGCGGGGCGTCGGCCTGA
- the xylB gene encoding xylulokinase codes for MSAAEGPLVVGVDTSTQSTKALVVDVATGEVVASGQAPHTVSSGAGRESDPLQWWDALREALRQCGDAAREAAAVSVAGQQHGLVTLDAQGAPVRPALLWNDVRSAPQAARLVEELGGPKAWAERTGSVPGPSITVTKWAWLAEHEPESVRATKAVRLPHDYLTELLTGLGTTDRGDASGTGWWASGTEAYDEEVLGRVGLDPALLPRVARPGEVVGTVRDGAGLPFSKGTLVAPGTGDNAAAALGLGLLPGTAVLSLGTSGTVYAVSTRRPVDPTGTVAGFADARGDWLPLACTLNCTLAVDRVAALLGIDREAVEPGTGVTLLPYLDGERTPALPHASGLLHGLRHDTTAGQLLQAAYDGAVHSLLGALDLVLDEDADRSAPLLLIGGGARGKAWQQTVRRLSGRAVQVPEAKELVALGAAAQAAGVLTGEDPAAVARRWNTARGPVLEAGERDEAALARIAGVLSDAAPLLEREADQR; via the coding sequence ATGTCAGCAGCCGAGGGTCCGCTCGTCGTCGGCGTGGACACGTCCACCCAATCCACCAAGGCCCTGGTGGTGGACGTGGCCACCGGTGAGGTGGTGGCGAGCGGTCAGGCGCCGCACACCGTGTCCTCCGGAGCGGGCCGTGAGAGCGACCCGCTCCAGTGGTGGGACGCGCTGCGCGAGGCGCTGCGTCAGTGCGGGGACGCGGCCCGTGAAGCCGCGGCGGTCTCCGTCGCCGGTCAGCAGCACGGGCTCGTCACTCTCGATGCCCAGGGCGCTCCGGTGCGCCCCGCGCTCCTGTGGAACGATGTACGGTCGGCGCCGCAGGCCGCCCGCCTCGTGGAGGAGCTGGGCGGGCCGAAGGCGTGGGCCGAGCGCACCGGCAGCGTGCCGGGTCCGTCCATCACCGTCACCAAATGGGCGTGGCTCGCCGAGCACGAGCCCGAGTCCGTCCGTGCCACCAAGGCCGTGCGGCTGCCCCACGACTACCTCACCGAACTCCTCACCGGGCTCGGCACGACCGACCGGGGCGACGCCTCCGGTACGGGGTGGTGGGCGTCCGGTACGGAGGCGTACGACGAGGAGGTCCTCGGCCGTGTAGGGCTCGACCCCGCCCTGCTGCCCCGGGTGGCCCGGCCCGGCGAGGTCGTCGGGACCGTCCGCGACGGTGCCGGTCTGCCGTTCTCGAAGGGCACGCTGGTCGCCCCCGGCACCGGTGACAACGCCGCCGCCGCTCTGGGCCTCGGGCTGCTCCCGGGCACCGCGGTACTCAGCCTCGGCACGTCCGGCACCGTGTACGCGGTGTCGACACGGCGGCCCGTCGATCCCACCGGGACCGTGGCCGGTTTCGCCGACGCGCGAGGCGACTGGCTGCCGCTGGCCTGCACGCTCAACTGCACCCTGGCGGTGGACCGCGTCGCCGCTCTCCTCGGAATCGACCGCGAGGCCGTCGAGCCCGGTACGGGCGTGACGCTGCTCCCCTACCTGGACGGAGAACGCACCCCGGCCCTGCCGCACGCCTCGGGCCTGCTGCACGGACTGCGGCACGACACGACAGCGGGGCAGTTGCTCCAGGCCGCGTACGACGGTGCGGTCCACTCCCTGCTCGGCGCCCTGGACCTGGTGCTCGACGAGGACGCGGACCGTTCGGCGCCGCTCCTGCTCATCGGCGGAGGCGCCCGGGGCAAGGCGTGGCAGCAGACCGTACGGCGGCTTTCGGGGCGTGCTGTCCAAGTCCCCGAGGCCAAGGAGCTGGTCGCGCTCGGCGCCGCCGCGCAGGCCGCGGGAGTGCTGACCGGTGAGGATCCGGCGGCGGTGGCCCGGCGCTGGAACACCGCGCGCGGGCCGGTCCTTGAGGCCGGAGAACGCGACGAGGCGGCGCTCGCGCGGATCGCCGGGGTACTCTCCGACGCGGCCCCGTTGCTGGAGCGGGAGGCCGATCAGCGCTGA
- the xylA gene encoding xylose isomerase, giving the protein MNYQPTPEDRFTFGLWTVGWQGRDPFGDATRAALDPVESVQRLSELGAHGVTFHDDDLIPFGSSETERESHIKRFRQALDTTGMTVPMATTNLFTHPVFKDGAFTANDRDVRRYALRKTIRNIDLAAELGAKIYVAWGGREGAESGAAKDVRVALDRMKEAFDLLGEYVTSQGYDLRFAIEPKPNEPRGDILLPTVGHALAFIERLERPELYGVNPEVGHEQMAGLNFTHGIAQALWAGKLFHIDLNGQSGIKYDQDLRFGAGDLRSAFWLVDLLETAGYAGPRHFDFKPPRTEDYDGVWASAAGCMRNYLILKERAEAFRADPEVQEALRASRLDELAQPTAADGLQALLADRDSFEGFDAEAAAARGMAFERLDQLAMDHLLGARG; this is encoded by the coding sequence ATGAACTACCAGCCCACCCCCGAGGACAGGTTCACCTTCGGCCTGTGGACCGTCGGCTGGCAGGGAAGGGACCCGTTCGGCGACGCCACCCGGGCCGCCCTCGACCCGGTCGAGTCGGTACAGCGCCTGTCGGAACTCGGCGCCCACGGAGTGACCTTCCACGACGACGACCTGATCCCCTTCGGGTCCTCGGAGACCGAGCGCGAATCACACATCAAGCGCTTCCGGCAGGCCCTCGACACAACCGGCATGACCGTGCCGATGGCCACCACGAACCTGTTCACGCACCCCGTCTTCAAGGACGGCGCGTTCACCGCCAACGACCGGGACGTCCGCCGCTACGCGCTGCGCAAGACGATCCGCAACATCGACCTGGCGGCCGAGCTGGGCGCCAAGATCTATGTGGCGTGGGGCGGCCGTGAGGGCGCCGAGTCCGGCGCCGCGAAGGACGTACGCGTCGCACTCGACCGCATGAAGGAGGCCTTCGACCTCCTCGGTGAATACGTCACCTCCCAGGGCTACGACCTGCGCTTCGCGATCGAGCCCAAGCCGAACGAGCCCCGCGGCGACATCCTCCTGCCGACCGTCGGTCACGCGCTGGCCTTCATCGAGCGCCTGGAGCGGCCGGAGCTGTACGGCGTCAACCCCGAAGTGGGCCACGAGCAGATGGCCGGGCTGAACTTCACGCACGGCATCGCCCAGGCGCTGTGGGCGGGCAAGCTCTTCCACATCGACCTGAACGGCCAGTCCGGCATCAAGTACGACCAGGACCTGCGCTTCGGAGCGGGCGATCTGCGTTCCGCCTTCTGGTTGGTCGACCTCCTGGAGACGGCCGGTTACGCCGGCCCGAGGCACTTCGACTTCAAGCCGCCGCGGACCGAGGACTACGACGGCGTGTGGGCCTCGGCCGCGGGCTGCATGCGCAACTACCTGATCCTGAAGGAGCGGGCCGAAGCGTTCCGGGCCGACCCCGAGGTCCAGGAAGCCCTGCGGGCCTCGCGCCTGGACGAACTGGCACAGCCCACCGCTGCGGACGGCCTTCAGGCGCTGCTCGCGGACCGCGACTCCTTCGAGGGCTTCGACGCCGAGGCGGCCGCCGCGCGCGGGATGGCGTTCGAGCGTCTCGACCAGCTGGCCATGGACCACCTGCTGGGCGCCCGCGGCTGA
- a CDS encoding esterase-like activity of phytase family protein → MSPYAAGRRRVHRSVATGVPLAVLAALVVAGPAVGAPSGNARVTASATLGDIPLGSFSNGLLSGTVADDRGVDLGGIGSDIYPSGRKGEFWTVTDRGPNGQIKVDGKKRRTFPVPGFDPAIVKIRVSGDSVRVLDAIPITTGSGKPVTGLPNQQARDEAPYSYDAQTPLPYNPNGLDTEGIVRSKDGSFWLVDEYGPSLVHVSARGKVLTRYVPKGLNLTGAGYPVVEALPAVLLHRKINRGFEGLAQLPGGDLVLAVQSPLSLPDTDAGEESMTARLLRFSPKKRAVTAEYAYRFDPVGTVDPGEDDTSELKISSVVAVGREELLVEERTDKAARLQVVKLSRGADILGQAWDDSTTSPSLEQLEDPAASGVPVLRKRLVVDLGMVEGVPGKIEGVARVDRDTLALINDNDFGMSDGTEAFDAQGRLVDSGIETTVTYVRLPHGI, encoded by the coding sequence ATGTCCCCGTACGCCGCAGGCCGGCGCCGTGTCCACCGTTCCGTCGCCACGGGTGTCCCTCTCGCCGTGCTGGCCGCTCTCGTGGTGGCGGGTCCCGCGGTCGGGGCGCCCTCGGGGAACGCGCGGGTCACGGCCTCCGCGACGCTCGGCGACATTCCCCTCGGCTCGTTCAGCAACGGGCTGCTGTCGGGCACGGTGGCCGATGACCGGGGTGTGGACCTGGGCGGTATCGGGAGCGATATCTACCCCTCGGGCCGCAAGGGAGAGTTCTGGACCGTCACCGACCGCGGCCCCAACGGCCAGATCAAGGTGGACGGCAAGAAGCGCCGGACCTTTCCCGTGCCCGGCTTCGACCCGGCGATCGTGAAGATCCGGGTGTCCGGTGACTCGGTGAGGGTACTGGACGCGATTCCGATAACCACCGGTTCGGGCAAGCCCGTCACCGGCCTGCCCAACCAGCAGGCCCGCGACGAAGCTCCGTACTCCTACGACGCGCAGACCCCGCTCCCGTACAACCCGAACGGTCTGGACACCGAGGGGATCGTGCGCTCCAAGGACGGTAGTTTCTGGCTCGTCGACGAGTACGGGCCGTCCTTGGTCCACGTCTCCGCGCGCGGGAAGGTACTCACCCGGTACGTTCCGAAGGGGCTGAACCTGACCGGTGCCGGCTATCCGGTGGTCGAGGCGCTGCCCGCGGTCCTGCTGCACCGGAAGATCAACCGCGGCTTCGAAGGGCTCGCCCAGCTCCCGGGCGGCGACCTGGTGCTGGCCGTGCAGAGCCCGCTGTCCCTGCCGGACACCGATGCGGGCGAGGAGTCCATGACCGCGCGGCTACTGCGCTTCTCGCCGAAGAAGCGGGCCGTCACCGCCGAGTACGCCTACCGGTTCGACCCGGTGGGCACGGTCGACCCGGGCGAGGACGACACCTCCGAGCTGAAGATCTCGTCCGTGGTGGCCGTCGGTCGTGAGGAACTGCTGGTCGAGGAGCGGACCGACAAGGCCGCCCGGTTGCAGGTCGTGAAACTGAGCCGCGGTGCGGACATCCTCGGGCAGGCGTGGGACGACAGCACGACATCGCCCTCCCTTGAGCAGTTGGAGGACCCCGCCGCGTCCGGTGTCCCCGTGCTACGCAAGCGTCTGGTCGTCGACCTCGGAATGGTGGAAGGGGTGCCCGGGAAGATCGAGGGCGTCGCGCGCGTGGACCGTGACACGCTCGCGCTGATCAACGACAACGACTTCGGGATGAGCGACGGGACAGAGGCCTTCGACGCCCAGGGACGCCTGGTGGACAGCGGGATCGAGACCACCGTGACGTACGTACGCCTGCCGCACGGGATCTGA
- a CDS encoding SWF or SNF family helicase, whose translation MSDPYENTAERVFAALLPAQGRSFAQSWWGQAWLKALEDATLDLKQLKAGRRLARAGAVGAVSVRPGRVTAVVNDRDHTAHRADVLLPELSEEQWDRFLGMAVERAGHIAALLDREMPPHLVEDAATAGVELLPGLGDLEAECDCDAWDHCGHTAALCYQVARLLDQDPFVLFLLRGRGERQLLDELQLRSVSGSTAAAVRQETVREATYAGVDAAEAYAAGEILPPLPEAPEVPVEPGLPPSLDTETDPGAGVDPAALEFLAAQAAVEAHRLIVDALSAGHEQRAPEAELTPAQDAVRLASGGPEVPVAARLAEGSGRDREGLALAVRSWEYGGASALDVLESDRPADAEPLARARAALESAWEEDERPVLRASRSRWTAADGQSQLRLGPDGRWWPYRKEGGRWAPVGPASQDPATALALADGRE comes from the coding sequence ATGAGCGATCCGTACGAGAACACCGCGGAGCGCGTTTTCGCCGCCCTGCTGCCCGCGCAGGGCCGGAGCTTCGCCCAGAGCTGGTGGGGGCAGGCTTGGCTCAAGGCGCTGGAGGACGCCACGCTGGACCTGAAGCAGTTGAAGGCGGGCCGCCGTCTCGCGCGCGCGGGAGCCGTGGGCGCCGTGTCGGTACGCCCCGGGCGCGTAACCGCCGTGGTCAACGACCGCGACCACACAGCGCATCGCGCGGACGTCCTGCTCCCGGAGCTGTCCGAGGAGCAGTGGGACCGGTTCCTCGGCATGGCGGTCGAACGGGCGGGGCACATCGCGGCGCTGCTCGACCGCGAGATGCCGCCGCATCTGGTCGAGGACGCGGCCACAGCCGGTGTCGAACTCCTGCCGGGCCTCGGCGATCTGGAGGCGGAGTGCGACTGCGACGCGTGGGACCACTGCGGTCACACCGCCGCGCTCTGCTACCAGGTGGCGCGACTGCTCGACCAGGACCCCTTCGTGCTGTTTCTCCTGCGCGGCCGTGGTGAGCGCCAACTCCTCGACGAGTTGCAACTGCGCAGTGTCTCCGGGTCCACCGCCGCCGCGGTGCGGCAGGAGACGGTGCGAGAGGCGACCTACGCGGGCGTGGACGCCGCTGAGGCGTACGCGGCGGGAGAGATTCTGCCGCCGCTGCCCGAGGCGCCTGAGGTGCCCGTGGAGCCGGGTTTGCCGCCGTCGCTGGACACGGAGACGGATCCCGGGGCCGGGGTCGATCCGGCCGCCCTGGAGTTCCTGGCGGCTCAGGCGGCCGTTGAAGCACACCGGCTGATTGTCGACGCGCTCAGCGCGGGCCACGAACAGCGCGCCCCGGAGGCCGAACTGACGCCCGCGCAGGATGCCGTACGGCTGGCCTCGGGCGGGCCCGAGGTCCCGGTGGCCGCCCGGCTCGCCGAAGGGTCGGGGCGCGATCGTGAGGGCTTGGCGCTCGCGGTCCGCTCCTGGGAGTACGGGGGTGCGTCCGCACTCGACGTACTGGAGTCGGACCGGCCGGCGGACGCGGAACCGCTTGCACGCGCGCGTGCCGCCCTGGAGTCGGCCTGGGAGGAGGACGAGCGGCCTGTCCTGCGCGCGTCCCGCAGTCGCTGGACCGCCGCCGACGGGCAGAGCCAGCTGCGGCTGGGGCCGGACGGCCGTTGGTGGCCGTACCGCAAGGAAGGGGGCCGCTGGGCTCCCGTCGGCCCGGCCTCCCAGGACCCGGCGACGGCCCTGGCCCTGGCCGACGGGCGGGAGTGA
- a CDS encoding DEAD/DEAH box helicase: MQRIPAPTPSEISELARCRAVFVPADPARTGSVAFWLPDGEELPAIGSGFGHDAVEELSVVLPCEGGVELVTVPALVLPVRMALPVLTRARTAARAHGSTVFWGAAAVLALQFAARGLLLPGLSSGDHDAWRAGPLGSPDLERIRELAAAMPPHAHAVPVDVSEPLRLPDPEWLLRAFLDAVADTLPRSPAAPLAAGGRAFAAAEPQHVPEHRAWAADVAAGHDAGVRISLRVEVPGLASAVSDEDRLPFRAVLQLHSVSDPALLADAAEVWSGTSQSFGPRARMDALLALRRAARAWTPLTPLLSASVPDSIELADDEVTELLGEGARSLTAAGVEVHWPRELSHKLTARAVIGPPDDEQTGRGPSSDTPSFLSADALLTFSWWFALGDQQLTRAELDRLAETNRPMVRLRDQWVLVDPQEVRRARTQQDRKLTPVDALSAVLTGSTEVEGRRVDVRPTGWLATLRDHLADPEGQEPVGQPPALAATLRDYQLRGLNWLARMTSLGLGGCLADDMGLGKTITLIALHLHRQSDESAAGPTLVVCPTSLMGNWQREIERFAPGFPVRRFHGARRSLENLADGEFVLTTYGTMRLDTARLADASWGMVVADEAQHVKNPYSDTARQLRRIDARARVALTGTPVENNLSELWAILDWTTPGLLGRLGTFRTQYAKAVEGGRDPGAADRLARLVRPFLLRRRKSDPGIAPELPPKTETDRAVSLSTEQAGLYEAVVRETLAEISGADSMARRGLIVKLLTGLKQICNHPAQYLKEERPKIAGRSGKLELLDELLDTILSEGACVLVFTQYVRMARLIERHLNARGVHSQFLHGGTPVPEREAMVERFQNGEVPVFLLSLKAAGTGLNLTRAEHVVHYDRWWNPAVEAQATDRAYRIGQTRPVQVHRLIAEGTIEDRIADMLLRKRELADAVLGAGESALTELTDAQLADLVELRGGAR; encoded by the coding sequence GTGCAGAGGATTCCTGCCCCCACTCCCTCCGAGATCTCCGAACTGGCGCGCTGCCGCGCCGTCTTCGTTCCCGCCGATCCGGCCCGCACGGGCAGCGTCGCCTTCTGGTTGCCCGACGGTGAGGAGCTCCCAGCGATCGGTTCCGGCTTCGGCCACGACGCCGTGGAGGAGTTGTCCGTCGTCCTTCCCTGCGAGGGCGGGGTCGAGTTGGTGACGGTACCGGCCCTCGTCCTGCCGGTGCGGATGGCGCTCCCGGTGCTCACACGCGCGCGTACCGCCGCGCGGGCCCACGGTTCGACCGTCTTCTGGGGTGCCGCGGCCGTACTGGCGCTGCAATTCGCCGCGCGTGGACTGCTGCTGCCCGGCCTGAGCTCCGGGGACCACGATGCGTGGCGTGCGGGCCCCCTGGGCTCGCCGGATCTGGAGCGGATCCGCGAGTTGGCCGCCGCGATGCCGCCGCACGCCCACGCGGTGCCCGTCGACGTGAGCGAACCGCTGCGGCTGCCCGATCCGGAGTGGCTGCTGCGCGCCTTCCTGGACGCTGTCGCCGACACCCTCCCCCGCTCACCCGCGGCGCCACTCGCCGCGGGTGGCCGGGCCTTCGCCGCCGCCGAGCCGCAGCACGTGCCCGAGCACCGCGCGTGGGCGGCCGACGTCGCGGCGGGACACGACGCCGGCGTACGGATCTCGCTGCGCGTCGAGGTACCGGGCCTCGCGTCGGCCGTGTCCGACGAGGACCGGCTGCCGTTCCGCGCGGTCCTGCAACTGCACAGCGTCAGCGACCCGGCCCTGCTGGCGGACGCGGCCGAGGTGTGGAGCGGGACGAGTCAGTCCTTCGGCCCGCGCGCGCGGATGGACGCCCTGCTCGCGCTGCGCCGCGCCGCCAGGGCCTGGACACCACTCACGCCCCTGCTGTCGGCGAGCGTGCCCGACTCGATCGAACTCGCCGACGACGAGGTCACCGAACTCCTCGGGGAAGGGGCACGATCCCTCACGGCGGCCGGTGTGGAGGTGCACTGGCCCAGGGAACTGTCACACAAGCTGACGGCCCGCGCCGTCATCGGCCCCCCGGACGACGAGCAGACCGGTCGCGGACCCTCCTCGGACACGCCCTCCTTCCTGTCCGCCGACGCACTTCTCACGTTCTCCTGGTGGTTCGCCCTCGGGGACCAGCAGTTGACGCGTGCGGAGCTGGACCGGCTCGCCGAGACGAACCGCCCCATGGTGCGGCTGCGTGACCAGTGGGTCCTCGTCGATCCGCAGGAGGTGCGCCGCGCCCGAACCCAGCAGGACCGCAAGCTGACACCCGTCGACGCGCTGAGCGCCGTCCTCACGGGCTCAACGGAGGTCGAGGGCCGCAGGGTCGACGTACGGCCCACGGGATGGCTGGCGACGCTGCGGGACCATCTTGCGGACCCGGAGGGGCAGGAGCCGGTCGGACAGCCGCCCGCGCTGGCCGCGACCTTGCGCGACTACCAGCTCCGCGGGCTGAACTGGCTGGCCCGGATGACGTCCCTGGGGCTGGGCGGCTGTCTCGCGGACGACATGGGTCTCGGCAAGACGATCACGCTCATCGCGCTGCATCTGCACCGGCAGAGCGACGAGTCGGCGGCGGGCCCCACGCTCGTCGTCTGTCCGACGTCCCTGATGGGCAACTGGCAGCGCGAGATCGAGAGGTTCGCTCCCGGCTTTCCCGTCCGCCGCTTCCACGGGGCCCGGCGGAGCCTGGAGAACCTGGCCGATGGCGAGTTCGTCCTCACGACCTACGGCACCATGCGGCTCGACACGGCACGTCTGGCGGACGCCTCCTGGGGCATGGTCGTCGCGGACGAGGCACAGCATGTGAAGAACCCGTACTCGGACACCGCCCGGCAGCTGCGGAGGATCGACGCACGCGCGCGTGTGGCGCTCACCGGCACTCCGGTGGAGAACAACCTCTCCGAGCTGTGGGCGATCCTCGACTGGACGACACCGGGTCTGCTGGGCAGGCTCGGCACGTTCCGCACCCAGTACGCGAAGGCCGTCGAGGGCGGGCGGGATCCGGGGGCGGCGGACCGGCTCGCCCGGCTCGTGCGGCCGTTTCTGCTGCGCCGCCGCAAATCCGATCCCGGGATCGCGCCGGAGCTCCCGCCGAAGACGGAGACCGACCGCGCGGTGTCCCTCTCCACGGAACAGGCGGGTCTGTACGAGGCCGTGGTCCGCGAGACCCTCGCGGAGATCTCGGGCGCCGACAGTATGGCGCGGCGCGGGCTGATCGTGAAGCTGCTCACCGGGCTGAAGCAGATCTGCAACCACCCGGCGCAGTACCTCAAGGAGGAGCGGCCGAAGATCGCCGGGCGCTCCGGAAAGCTGGAGCTGCTGGACGAGCTGCTCGACACCATCCTCTCCGAGGGGGCGTGTGTTCTGGTTTTCACTCAGTACGTGCGCATGGCCCGCCTGATCGAGCGGCATCTGAACGCGCGCGGTGTGCACTCGCAGTTCCTGCACGGGGGTACGCCCGTTCCCGAGCGCGAGGCCATGGTCGAGCGCTTCCAGAACGGCGAAGTGCCCGTCTTCCTGTTGTCGTTGAAGGCCGCGGGCACCGGCCTGAACCTGACGCGGGCCGAGCATGTCGTGCACTACGACCGCTGGTGGAACCCGGCCGTCGAGGCCCAGGCCACCGACCGCGCGTACCGCATCGGCCAGACGCGGCCGGTACAGGTGCACCGGTTGATCGCCGAGGGGACGATCGAGGACCGCATCGCGGACATGCTGCTGCGCAAACGGGAGTTGGCGGACGCGGTGCTCGGAGCCGGGGAGTCGGCCCTCACGGAACTCACCGACGCACAACTGGCCGACCTGGTGGAACTGCGTGGAGGCGCCCGATGA
- a CDS encoding class I SAM-dependent methyltransferase: MSDDHTHVQEFFSARAAGWDDRFPDDGPAYAAAVSELGLRKGDHVLDAGCGTGRALPALRGAVGPSGTVLGADLTPAMLAAAVRAGRDGAGQLLLADVSRLPLRAESLHAVFAAGLIAHLPNPAENLRELARVVRPGGVLALFHPIGRTALAARQGRRVTPDDLRAEANLGPLLSASGWRLTSYVDEDARFLALAVQRP, from the coding sequence ATGAGCGACGACCACACGCATGTCCAGGAATTCTTCTCGGCCCGCGCGGCCGGCTGGGACGACCGGTTCCCCGACGACGGCCCGGCGTACGCGGCAGCCGTCTCCGAGCTGGGGCTACGGAAGGGTGATCACGTGCTGGACGCGGGTTGCGGCACGGGACGGGCCCTGCCTGCACTCAGAGGGGCCGTGGGGCCTTCCGGCACGGTTCTGGGCGCCGACCTGACACCGGCCATGCTGGCGGCGGCCGTACGGGCAGGCCGTGACGGGGCCGGGCAGTTGCTCCTCGCTGACGTGTCACGCCTGCCGCTGCGCGCGGAGTCCCTCCACGCCGTCTTCGCGGCCGGCCTCATCGCGCATCTCCCGAACCCCGCCGAGAATCTGCGGGAGTTGGCGCGGGTCGTACGACCCGGCGGAGTCCTGGCGCTCTTCCACCCGATCGGCCGGACCGCCCTCGCGGCGCGTCAGGGACGGCGGGTCACCCCGGACGACCTGCGGGCGGAGGCCAACCTCGGCCCGCTCCTGTCCGCCTCCGGCTGGCGCTTGACGTCGTACGTGGACGAGGACGCCCGTTTCCTCGCACTGGCCGTACAGCGACCCTGA